From Quercus lobata isolate SW786 chromosome 1, ValleyOak3.0 Primary Assembly, whole genome shotgun sequence, one genomic window encodes:
- the LOC115975259 gene encoding receptor-like protein 46 translates to MAKLSLLLLPVLLTFVSTSLSCPEHQKQALLHFKASFINATSSTKSTLNRLDSWNSSSDCCHWDGVSCSSHFGSKTVLALYLDHIITSNSQEPVWLPSTIWTPLFHIRSLMHLDLSGNEIRGELPRDGFGNLTKLVHLDLGLNHFNGSILSQLFHLRYLQYLDLSSNSFQGELPRDGFGNLTKLVHLDLGSIYSNGSFPSQLPSQLFHLRYLQYLDLSYNSFQGELPRDGFGNLTKLVHLDLSHNSFSGNIPNEIGNETELQTLSLQHNNFFGKIPSSILNLKRLEELDLSYNSLSMEIPIDIGNLSNITSLVLSNNKLTGRIPSSILKLKKLERLQLDNNMLVGEIPSGLSYIKGLKSLLLGGNHLTWNNNATIEPKFILSELSLKSCSLEGEIPNWISTQKTLNFLDLSENQLEGMFPQWLAKMDVGFISLSGNSLAGSLSPFLFNSHNLVFLSLSRNNFYGELPSNIGNASSLLVLMLDGNNFSGNLPESITNIYSLVLLDLSNNNFSSNLTDMTTLEHLNIHDNKITSEFLDRVCQISNLYILNLRNNSLYGSIPNCFSNLFRLQILDLSSNHLIGDIPPKFGNLAGMIETSDVTSYIEDNLNVSFVLGNRIIDVIVIWKRSKQGISWNNLYICSLLDLSMNQLSGEIPASLGSLKALKLLNVSHNNLYGKLPVSFGDLKNLESLDLSHNNLSGSIPQSLANLQQLTTLDVSNNKLTGKIPMGNQMQTMDDPKFYANNSGLCGMQIRVSCSEALSPTKPPGVKNKETWFSWEGVGIGYAVSFSVTVGILYLTDNFVPTKPPNYRRQQRRQRV, encoded by the exons ATGGCCAAACTCAGCCTACTACTACTACCTGTACTTCTCACCTTCGTCTCCACTTCTCTCTCTTGTCCTGAACATCAAAAACAAGCCCTTCTCCACTTTAAAGCCTCCTTCATCAATGCTACTTCTTCAACAAAAAGCACATTGAATCGGTTAGATTCATGGAATTCCAGCTCCGATTGTTGCCACTGGGATGGGGTCAGTTGTAGTTCTCACTTTGGTTCCAAGACTGTGCTAGCTCTATATTTGGACCATATCATCACGTCGAATTCACAGGAGCCAGTGTGGTTGCCTTCCACCATCTGGACACCGCTCTTTCACATTAGAAGCTTGATGCACCTTGACTTGTCTGGCAATGAAATACGAGGAGAATTGCCACGTGATGGCTTTGGCAATTTGACCAAATTAGTTCATCTTGATTTGGGGCTTAATCACTTCAATGGCTCCATTCTCTCTCAACTTTTTCACTTGAGGTATCTTCAATATCTTGATTTGAGTTCCAATTCATTCCAGGGAGAATTGCCACGTGATGGCTTTGGCAATTTGACCAAATTAGTTCATCTTGATTTGGGGTCTATTTACTCCAATGGATCCTTTCCCTCTCAACTTCCCTCTCAACTTTTTCACTTGAG GTATCTTCAATATCTTGATCTGAGTTACAATTCATTCCAGGGAGAATTGCCACGTGATGGCTTTGGCAATTTGACCAAATTAGTACATCTTGATTTGAGTCATAATTCATTCAGTGGAAATATCCCGAACGAGATAGGGAACGAAACAGAGTTGCAGACATTGTCTCTTCAACACAACAATTTCTTTGGTAAAATTCCATCTTCAATTTTGAACTTGAAGAGATTGGAAGAATTGGACTTGAGTTACAATTCATTGTCCATGGAAATTCCTATTGATATTGGCAATCTATCTAACATAACTAGTTTGGTCTTGAGCAACAACAAGTTGACAGGTAGAATCCCATCATCcatattgaaattaaagaagTTGGAAAGACTTCAATTGGACAATAACATGCTTGTTGGAGAAATTCCATCCGGGTTGTCCTATATCAAGGGCTTGAAGAGTCTTCTGCTTGGAGGCAATCATCTCACTTGGAATAACAATGCAACGATAGAGCCAAAGTTTATACTATCTGAGTTGTCTTTAAAGTCTTGTAGTCTTGAAGGAGAAATTCCAAATTGGATTTCTACACAAAAGACTCTTAACTTTCTGGACTTGAGTGAGAACCAACTAGAAGGAATGTTCCCACAATGGCTTGCTAAAATGGATGTTGGATTTATATCTCTGTCAGGTAACAGTCTCGCAGGTTCTCTCtcaccttttcttttcaactctcacaatttagtttttctttccCTATCTCGTAACAACTTTTATGGAGAACTACCAAGCAACATTGGTAATGCCTCTTCACTCTTGGTTCTTATGTTGGATGGCAACAATTTTTCAGGGAATCTTCCTGAATCCATCACCAACATTTATAGTCTAGTGTTATTGGACTtgtcaaacaacaatttttctaGCAACTTGACTGATATGACCACTCTCGAACACCTAAACATCCATGACAACAAAATTACAAGTGAATTTCTAGACCGTGTCTGCCAAATCTCCAACCTTTATATCCTAAATTTACGAAACAACTCTCTCTATGGTTCAATCCCAAACTGTTTTTCCAACCTCTTTCGCCTCCAAATTCTTGATCTCTCAAGTAACCATCTAATTGGAGATATCCCTCCAAAGTTTGGAAATCTTGCTGGTATGATTGAAACATCTGACGTAACTTCATATATCGAAGATAATTTGAACGTTAGTTTTGTCTTGGGAAACAGGATTATTGATGTGATTGTGATTTGGAAGCGGTCGAAACAAGGTATCTCATGGAACAACCTTTACATCTGCTCTTTGTTAGACTTGTCTATGAACCAACTTTCTGGTGAAATTCCAGCTTCATTAGGTAGTCTGAAGGCTTTAAAGCTTCTCAATGTCTCACACAACAATCTTTATGGGAAGTTACCAGTAAGTTTTGGCGATTTAAAGAATTTAGAAAGTTTGGACTTGTCACACAACAATCTATCGGGCTCAATTCCACAATCACTAGCAAACTTGCAACAATTGACTACTTTGGATGTGAGTAACAACAAACTTACAGGTAAGATTCCAATGGGTAATCAAATGCAGACAATGGATGATCCAAAATTTTATGCCAATAACAGTGGATTGTGTGGAATGCAAATTCGGGTGTCATGTTCAGAAGCCTTATCACCAACAAAACCACCTGGTGttaaaaataaggaaacttGGTTCTCATGGGAAGGAGTGGGAATTGGATATGCAGTTAGTTTCTCTGTAACAGTGGGAATTCTATATCTTACTGACAATTTTGTCCCTACAAAACCTCCAAATTACCGCCGTCAACAAAGAAGGCAAAGAGTATAA